One window from the genome of Cricetulus griseus strain 17A/GY chromosome 2, alternate assembly CriGri-PICRH-1.0, whole genome shotgun sequence encodes:
- the Tnfrsf18 gene encoding tumor necrosis factor receptor superfamily member 18, which produces MLELEGDCWGSGDVKKDDIALQKAITSTTCLPEDGGGAGLEPNVRGRGRGRGGDKARWSRLGTAKNQPTGRRLRRSTMGAWAMLCGVSLVCLLDLGQQSLVEEPSCGPSSFQRGTGTNTRCCRLCTPDEEACPEGDCICVMPEYHCEDPQCKACKHHPCQPGQKVQPHGNIKFGFECVDCAMGTFSAGREGHCRPWADCAQFGFLTIFPGNKTHNAVCIPEPLPTEQHGHLNVIFLAIAVCILFLTTAQLCLHIWQLRREHMCPRETQPLLEVQLPPADDACSFQFPEEERGEQMEDKSHLGDRWP; this is translated from the exons ATGCTGGAGTTGGAAGGGGATTGTTGGGGTTCAGGAGATGTCAAGAAAGATGATATAGCTTTACAGAAGGCCATTACAAGCACCACATGCCTGCCGGAAGATGGAGGTGGAGCTGGCCTGGAGCCCAATGTGaggggtagaggcagaggcaggggcggGGACAAGGCACGCTGGAGCAGGTTGGGGACTGCTAAAAATCAGCCAACAGGAAGAAGACTCAGGAGAAGCACTATGGGAGCATGGGCCATGCTGTGTGGGGTCTCACTGGTTTGTTTGCTGGACCTAGGTCAGCAGAGCCTGGTTGAGGAACCTAGCTGTGGCCCCAGCAGCTTCCAGCGTGGGACTGGCACTAACACACGCTGCTGCAGGCTGTGTACTCCAG ACGAGGAGGCCTGTCCTGAAGGAGACTGCATATGTGTCATGCCGGAGTACCACTGTGAAGACCCTCAGTGCAAGGCCTGCAAGCACCACCCTTGCCAACCAGGCCAGAAGGTGCAGCCTCATG GGAATATTAAGTTTGGCTTCGAGTGTGTTGACTGTGCCATGGGCACCTTCTCCGCAGGTCGTGAGGGCCACTGCAGACCTTGGGCCGA CTGTGCCCAGTTTGGATTTCTCACCATATTCCCTGGGAACAAGACTCACAATGCTGTGTGCATCCCGGAGCCACTACCCACTGAGCAACATGGCCATTTGAATGTCATCTTCCTGGCCATAGCTGTGTGCATTCTCTTCCTAACCACAGCCCAGCTCTGCCTGCACATATGGCAGCTGAGGAGGGAACACATGTGCCCCCGAG AGACCCAGCCACTCTTGGAGGTGCAGCTACCACCAGCTGATGATGCTTGCAGCTTCCAGTTCCCTGAGGAGGAGCGTGGGGAGCAAATGGAGGATAAGAGTCATCTGGGAGACCGGTGGCCATGA